Proteins from a single region of Starkeya sp. ORNL1:
- a CDS encoding carbohydrate ABC transporter permease has product MADDSNRIEGSKGLFWTGVTVVYAIIVLFPIFWMATMMVKPNEAMFARPTVWLFTPTLEHFEYVIAQGFHWSLLTSFVLCLMSTALVVIIGTPAAYAFARFEMRMKDDLFLFILATRMAPPVCLVIPFYFIFAKLNLLDTFLGLTLAYMTFNLSFYVWVLRSFCRDLPVELEEAAALEGWSRPQIFRRVVFPLLRNGIVATAVLCFIFAWNEFLFAFMLGGKAVQTLPVSIPKLITSQGVRWGEMAVVGMTALLPVLAVVFVLQRHIVRGLTLGAVKG; this is encoded by the coding sequence ATGGCCGACGATTCAAATCGCATCGAGGGCTCGAAGGGCCTGTTCTGGACCGGCGTCACCGTGGTCTACGCCATCATCGTGCTGTTCCCGATCTTCTGGATGGCGACGATGATGGTGAAGCCCAACGAGGCGATGTTCGCGCGGCCGACGGTCTGGCTGTTCACCCCGACGCTGGAGCATTTCGAATACGTCATCGCGCAGGGCTTCCACTGGAGCCTGCTGACCTCCTTCGTGCTGTGCCTGATGTCGACCGCGCTGGTCGTCATCATCGGCACCCCGGCGGCCTATGCCTTCGCTCGCTTCGAGATGCGGATGAAGGACGATCTGTTCCTGTTCATCCTGGCGACCCGGATGGCGCCGCCCGTGTGCCTCGTCATCCCGTTCTATTTCATCTTCGCCAAGCTCAATCTGCTCGACACCTTCCTCGGCCTGACACTGGCCTACATGACCTTCAACCTCTCCTTCTATGTCTGGGTGCTGCGCTCCTTCTGCCGCGATCTCCCGGTGGAGCTGGAGGAGGCGGCGGCGCTGGAAGGCTGGTCGCGCCCGCAGATCTTCCGCCGCGTGGTGTTCCCGCTGCTGCGCAACGGCATCGTGGCCACCGCGGTGCTGTGCTTCATCTTTGCCTGGAACGAGTTCCTGTTCGCCTTCATGCTCGGCGGCAAGGCGGTGCAGACGCTCCCCGTCTCGATCCCGAAGCTGATCACCTCGCAGGGTGTGCGGTGGGGCGAGATGGCGGTGGTCGGCATGACCGCGCTGCTGCCGGTGCTCGCCGTGGTGTTCGTGTTGCAGCGGCACATCGTGCGCGGGCTTACGCTGGGCGCGGTGAAGGGGTGA
- a CDS encoding sugar ABC transporter permease encodes MTSVTDTLPATAAAPAPRGRFWYPYLLIAPSMITLTVVSLIPFLYTVYLSFHAAKFGRVTEFIGFDNYLQLLGDGRFWNSMGVAAIFVGIAVPIEFMLGLAGALVLNQNVRGRSVLIPLLFMPTMMAPIVVGLLWKIMLAGSWGFLSYNVLERFNLIGETSAFASPDLALYALIFVDIWQWTPFMMLAFFAGLQALPLGPYRAAAVDGANPLQMFFHITLPMLTPLLVVIGLLRFIDAFKVFDTVYILTGGGPGTATETPSILANKMTFEFWNIGEASALAVLVWLAFFAFCNVFYQVAKKRLNAF; translated from the coding sequence ATGACCAGCGTGACCGACACACTGCCGGCAACCGCTGCGGCCCCAGCGCCGCGCGGGCGGTTCTGGTACCCATATCTGCTGATCGCGCCGTCGATGATCACGCTGACCGTGGTCTCGCTGATCCCGTTCCTCTACACGGTGTACTTGAGCTTCCATGCGGCGAAGTTCGGCCGCGTCACCGAATTCATCGGCTTCGACAATTATCTGCAATTGCTCGGCGACGGGCGCTTCTGGAACTCCATGGGCGTGGCCGCCATCTTCGTCGGCATCGCCGTGCCGATCGAGTTCATGCTCGGCCTCGCCGGCGCGCTGGTGCTGAACCAGAATGTGCGCGGGCGGTCGGTCCTGATCCCGCTGCTGTTCATGCCCACCATGATGGCGCCGATCGTGGTCGGCCTGTTGTGGAAGATCATGCTGGCGGGTTCCTGGGGCTTCCTTTCCTACAATGTGCTGGAGCGCTTCAACCTGATCGGCGAGACCTCCGCCTTCGCCTCGCCGGACCTTGCGCTCTATGCACTGATCTTCGTCGACATCTGGCAGTGGACGCCCTTCATGATGCTGGCCTTCTTCGCCGGCCTGCAGGCGCTCCCCCTCGGCCCCTATCGCGCCGCCGCTGTGGACGGCGCCAACCCGCTCCAGATGTTCTTCCACATCACGCTGCCGATGTTGACCCCGCTGCTGGTGGTGATCGGGCTGTTGCGCTTCATCGACGCCTTCAAGGTGTTCGACACCGTCTACATCCTCACCGGCGGCGGGCCGGGCACCGCGACCGAGACCCCCAGCATCCTCGCCAACAAGATGACCTTCGAGTTCTGGAACATCGGCGAGGCTTCTGCGCTCGCGGTGCTGGTCTGGCTCGCCTTCTTCGCCTTCTGCAACGTGTTCTATCAGGTCGCCAAGAAGCGCCTGAACGCCTTCTAG
- a CDS encoding extracellular solute-binding protein, whose amino-acid sequence MTTKWCLAAAMAASAVLWSAGVYADDASFYAEAAKPYKGVTIRVLDEITPLQETLSKIVPDFEKETGIKVEWELLNHFEVINKGQADMLSGRGYYDAVMLHGFQLGPMISAGVIRPLDDMVGNPKLANPNLNTSDFIQQPFKTAAFANGKQYSFINWNYNQVYWARADLLNDPGEQAAFKAKYGYDLAPAKTIEQMRDIAEFFTRKKGAMLAGNPLESDFYGIVLEGIKGGSTFPTLWGNLIKNFGGDLIDANGKPNFDTPQTVAALKMWRELWTFAPPGIAEYSLVDVPTVMGNGIAAQSIAWSDFVLGIDKPGVSPFAGKFVYGPIPVKAGSTAKRSAEAEPSVTVISAASKSPEATFLFLEWLADKKQQDKLITLGSGGVPIRASSWALPAIAGSANKTLYTAMESTLEVAVAKPKMPKFYEIYDVMSGIAQEVGLGKLTPEAGAKKGQAEMVKLCADKCLL is encoded by the coding sequence ATGACGACGAAATGGTGCCTTGCCGCCGCCATGGCGGCCTCTGCCGTGCTGTGGTCGGCCGGCGTCTATGCCGACGACGCGAGCTTCTATGCCGAGGCGGCGAAGCCCTATAAGGGCGTGACTATCCGCGTGCTCGACGAGATCACGCCCTTGCAGGAGACGCTCTCCAAGATCGTGCCCGACTTCGAGAAGGAGACCGGGATCAAGGTCGAGTGGGAGCTGCTCAACCATTTCGAGGTGATCAACAAGGGCCAGGCCGACATGCTGTCCGGCCGCGGCTATTACGACGCGGTGATGCTGCATGGCTTCCAGCTCGGCCCGATGATCTCGGCCGGCGTCATTCGCCCGCTCGACGACATGGTCGGCAATCCGAAGCTGGCCAATCCGAACCTCAATACGTCGGACTTCATCCAGCAGCCGTTCAAGACCGCTGCCTTCGCCAATGGCAAGCAGTATTCCTTCATCAACTGGAACTATAATCAGGTCTATTGGGCGCGCGCCGACCTGTTGAACGATCCGGGCGAGCAGGCCGCCTTCAAGGCGAAGTATGGCTACGACCTCGCCCCGGCCAAGACCATCGAGCAGATGCGCGACATCGCCGAGTTCTTCACTCGCAAGAAGGGTGCGATGCTGGCCGGCAATCCGCTGGAAAGCGACTTCTACGGCATCGTGCTGGAAGGCATCAAAGGCGGCTCCACCTTTCCGACGCTGTGGGGCAACCTCATCAAGAACTTTGGCGGCGACCTGATCGACGCCAATGGCAAGCCGAACTTCGACACGCCGCAGACCGTGGCGGCGCTGAAGATGTGGCGCGAGCTCTGGACCTTCGCCCCGCCCGGCATCGCCGAATATTCGCTGGTCGACGTGCCCACCGTGATGGGCAACGGCATCGCCGCGCAGTCCATCGCCTGGTCGGACTTCGTGCTCGGCATCGACAAGCCCGGCGTCTCGCCGTTCGCCGGCAAGTTCGTCTATGGCCCGATCCCGGTGAAGGCCGGCTCCACCGCCAAGCGCTCGGCCGAGGCCGAACCGTCGGTCACCGTCATCAGCGCGGCCAGCAAGAGCCCCGAGGCCACCTTCCTGTTCCTCGAATGGCTGGCCGACAAGAAACAGCAGGACAAGCTGATCACGCTGGGTTCGGGCGGCGTCCCGATCCGCGCCTCGTCCTGGGCCCTTCCGGCGATCGCGGGCAGCGCCAACAAGACGCTCTATACCGCGATGGAATCCACGCTCGAAGTCGCCGTGGCCAAGCCGAAGATGCCGAAATTCTACGAGATCTACGACGTGATGAGCGGCATCGCCCAGGAAGTCGGCCTCGGCAAGCTCACGCCGGAAGCCGGCGCCAAGAAGGGCCAGGCCGAAATGGTGAAGCTCTGCGCCGACAAGTGCCTGCTGTGA
- a CDS encoding ABC transporter ATP-binding protein, with protein MNAPLRMPVAAAAGLTIRGIGKSFRTQVLDGVDLDVAPGEILALTGPSGAGKTTLCRILAGLERPDHGTLRLGEGDLAAIPAGRRHVAFLFESYALYPHLTVRQNALSPLLAPNVRADLATANRRVDEVLELLEIRQLDARLPGALSGGQKQRAALARTLVQQPALFLLDEPISHLDAKLRHKLRGEIRRRLAGQPAPAIWATPDGMEALSVGDRVAVIDGGRIEQVGTPEEIWLNPVSTRVARLLGDPPMNLVPGTLVEEAGARCFARRELRLPLPAPLAHAAGLSMSGDVVLGVRPDAVTVVPADMPGALGAEIYSNEPFGKHAILTLDLGGLLVKAKTTMAAAGALGEGGGIGRPVGLALPAEGLILFDGPTGRALPVA; from the coding sequence CGTCGATCTCGACGTCGCGCCCGGCGAGATACTGGCGCTGACCGGGCCTTCGGGGGCCGGCAAGACCACGCTCTGCCGCATCCTCGCCGGGCTGGAGCGTCCGGACCACGGCACGCTGCGGCTGGGCGAGGGCGATCTCGCGGCGATCCCGGCCGGCCGTCGCCACGTCGCCTTCCTGTTCGAATCCTACGCGCTCTATCCGCACCTCACCGTGCGCCAGAACGCGCTCTCGCCCTTGCTGGCGCCAAATGTGCGGGCTGATCTGGCGACCGCCAACCGGCGTGTCGACGAGGTGCTGGAACTGCTGGAGATCCGCCAGCTCGACGCCCGCCTGCCGGGCGCGCTGTCCGGAGGCCAGAAGCAGCGCGCCGCGCTCGCCCGCACGCTGGTGCAGCAGCCGGCGCTGTTCCTGCTCGACGAGCCGATCTCCCATCTCGACGCCAAGCTGCGCCACAAGCTGCGCGGCGAGATCCGCCGCCGGCTCGCCGGCCAGCCGGCGCCCGCCATCTGGGCGACGCCGGACGGCATGGAGGCGCTCTCGGTCGGCGACCGGGTGGCGGTGATCGATGGCGGCAGGATCGAGCAGGTAGGCACGCCGGAGGAGATCTGGCTGAACCCGGTCAGCACCCGCGTCGCCCGCCTGCTCGGTGATCCCCCGATGAATCTGGTACCGGGCACACTGGTGGAGGAGGCCGGGGCGCGCTGCTTCGCCCGGCGTGAGCTGCGCCTGCCGCTGCCGGCACCGCTGGCGCATGCCGCGGGCCTCAGCATGAGCGGCGACGTGGTGCTCGGCGTGCGCCCGGATGCGGTGACGGTGGTGCCTGCCGATATGCCGGGCGCGCTCGGTGCCGAGATCTATTCCAACGAGCCGTTCGGCAAGCACGCGATCCTCACGTTGGATCTCGGCGGGCTGCTGGTGAAGGCCAAGACCACCATGGCGGCCGCCGGCGCGCTCGGTGAGGGCGGCGGCATCGGCCGTCCGGTCGGCCTCGCTCTGCCGGCCGAGGGGCTGATCCTGTTCGACGGACCGACGGGACGGGCACTGCCCGTGGCGTGA